The following coding sequences lie in one Prevotella sp. oral taxon 299 str. F0039 genomic window:
- a CDS encoding BACON domain-containing protein — MNKIFGFLLLVAGCLFTASCNDDNTNYVAPSTLKILKAKTYFKADLDTTVVVASTPITEATTEATWLKAEIKGDSVQLSTQSNDNLTSRGAQVLLKDAKGASFTLSVTQEGSVFSLENNSDLVLEDEAASSKFKFNTNRKVTISTTADWLQTKTDADSLTISVAKNTTGKPRVGYVKLALGGFKDSIRVVQTSIDDLVGHYTLKYETVTIDKKIESKELEVEITKVTKDSISLHFGNAYSWGGKYKGGGIFAFKAGETVLKPQNTSANSNYLKSVLISNKGEMTFKKTDSINLELTNDNKLKFVSNGSSHIGETPHFGFALFNKEDADQTNFLGLYGSYLDPYMIAK, encoded by the coding sequence ATGAACAAGATATTTGGATTTTTACTACTTGTTGCAGGATGCCTTTTCACGGCATCTTGCAACGATGACAACACAAATTATGTTGCCCCAAGCACTTTAAAGATACTTAAAGCAAAAACTTATTTCAAAGCAGATCTCGATACTACTGTTGTAGTTGCCTCAACTCCTATTACCGAAGCAACCACCGAAGCAACATGGCTAAAAGCTGAAATAAAAGGCGATAGCGTGCAATTATCAACTCAAAGCAACGACAATTTAACTTCACGTGGTGCTCAAGTGCTATTGAAAGACGCCAAAGGGGCATCTTTTACCCTTAGTGTCACCCAAGAAGGAAGTGTCTTTTCTCTAGAGAATAATAGCGACCTTGTCTTAGAAGACGAAGCTGCAAGCTCTAAATTCAAGTTTAATACCAATCGAAAAGTAACAATAAGCACCACTGCCGATTGGCTCCAAACCAAAACAGATGCAGATTCTCTTACTATTAGTGTTGCAAAGAATACAACAGGTAAACCTCGTGTGGGTTATGTAAAACTTGCTTTAGGCGGATTCAAAGACTCTATTAGAGTTGTTCAAACAAGCATTGACGACTTAGTAGGACACTACACACTAAAGTATGAAACAGTAACAATAGATAAAAAAATCGAGTCAAAGGAACTTGAAGTTGAGATTACAAAAGTTACAAAAGATAGTATTTCACTTCATTTCGGCAATGCATATAGTTGGGGCGGTAAGTATAAAGGAGGTGGAATATTTGCCTTCAAGGCAGGAGAAACAGTACTTAAGCCTCAAAATACAAGTGCAAATTCAAATTATTTAAAATCAGTATTGATTTCAAATAAAGGTGAAATGACTTTCAAAAAAACAGACTCAATCAACCTAGAACTTACAAATGATAACAAACTAAAATTTGTATCAAATGGTAGTAGCCATATAGGTGAGACTCCACACTTTGGTTTTGCGCTATTTAATAAAGAGGATGCCGACCAAACAAACTTTCTAGGTTTATACGGAAGCTATCTTGATCCATACATGATTGCAAAATAA